Part of the Helicobacter bilis genome is shown below.
TATGATAGAATGAGAGCATTTTTTAAGCTTTGAATGCTAGAGTTTTGTTGGCTTGGGTGAGTGGATTCTATTAAACCACAAAAAGTTTATTAGAATCTACGCATAAGATACTCCCAAAACAATAAGATAAATCAATTGCTATATGTAAGCAATTGTGTAGGATTAATCACATTGATATACTCGATCCAAAAAAATAAAAAAATAAGGCTTAGAATATTATAGAATCTTATTCACATTGAAATTATATGCTTTAAAGTTAAGATTCTAAGCGGCTGGTCGTGCCTATAAGCTAAGACAATAATTTACTATTTTCTAAACAACATATACTCTATTCTTGTGTTATAATTTTGCCTTTATTCTAATAGAGAGTTCGCTCCAGCTTATTCAGTGCGATTGCCTTCGATTTTTATTATTTTCATGGGGTTAAACATGGATACCATCATCTTGCAAAATCCAATAGATATGCACATACATTTACGACAAGATTCTATGCTAGAAGCAGTGCTACCTTATAGTGTGCGGCATTTTAGCACGTTGCTTGCTATGCCAAATCTAAATCCACCACTAATGGATGCGGAATCTATACTTGCTTACAGACAAGAGATTATGCGATTAGTTAAAAAAGATTCACAAAATTGTGGATTAAATGGAGAGCATTTTATCCCCATTATTGCCTTATATATCCATGATAATCTCACGCTTGATATGCTAAAGGAAGCACATTTAGCTGGAGTTAAGATTCTAAAACTTTATCCAAGGGGGGCTACTACAAATGCTGAAAATGGCGTGAGTGAAGTGCTAAATAAGCATTTATTAGCCCTGCTTGAAGAAGCACAGAATCTAGATATGATTCTAAGCATACATGGTGAGAGTGCGGGTTTTAGCATGGATAGAGAAAGGGAATTTTTAGAAATCTTTAGCGAGTTAGCAAGGACTTTTCCGCAACTAAAGATAATCATCGAGCATTTAAGCGATAGGCATTCACTTGAGTGTATCCATAAGTTTAGCAATCTTTATGGCACGATTACACTTCATCACATGCTTTTAACGCTTGATGATATTATAGGCGGTAAGCTTAATCCTTTTATGTTTTGCAAACCTGTGGTAAAGACACCCAAAGATAGAGATGCGATACTAGAGGCGGCATTGAGTGGAGATTCTAAAATTAGCTTTGGATCTGATAGTGCGCCACATACGATACAAGCAAAGCTAGATGGAGCGGCTGGAATCTTTAGTGCGCCAATTCTACTTGAAGCCTTATGTACGCTTTTTGCAAAGCATAATAAGCTAGAGAATCTCTCACATTTTCTAAGCCTTAACGCACAAAAGATATATGATATAAAGCTGCCTTTCACCAAGCAAATCACTCTTAAAAGAAGCCCTTTTACATTTGGAGAAAGCATAGAATCTAAGTTAGGTAATATCTCTGTATTTATGGGAGATTCTACACTTAACTACAAAGTAGATAAGATAGAGATTCTATAGGTTAAATATATGAAAATACTTGATTATCTCTTTTACATAGCGTTATGTATAGTAGCAAGTATTGGATTATTTAGCTTTAATCGCAGCGTTGATATGTATTTTTTTCTGCCTACTTTTGAATCAACACGATATGAAGTATATGAGAAAGAGCAATGGCAGCTAGATTCTATAAATCTAGTCTCAATGGATATAACACAAATAAACCCTGATAAATATCTCATTAGCTACATAAGCAAGGATAAAGATAATAATACAAATCTATATGGCATGATTTTTTACCCAAGCAAATACAGCATACTAACCCAAAAAGGAATATGGCAAAATATTGCCACAAACACAAAAACACATAGCCAAGAAATACTACTCTTTGACACAAAAACTCTTAACACACAAACAAAGCAACACATACATTCCTTGCATAGTGCCTTGACGCAAAATATTGATTCTAATCTTTATTTATTTCTTAATGCTACCCTATTGCAAAAGCCACTTACCACAAGGACATATATCTTTCAAGCAAACTTAGAAAATATTGCAAAAGCTATTGAATCTAATACTACACAAGAGAATGCAAAACCACTTTTTAGCTTGCATGAAAATCCGGCATTAAGCCTATTTGCAAGGACAAATGCGTTTTTCTCGCATAAACCAAGCACTTTTTTTGGCACAAATAATACTATACAAGGCATAATCTTACCATTTTTTACACATATAGAAAAAGATCAAGCATTCTTTGGAATCTTTAATAAAGAACTCCAACTAGAAGAGGTAGTAAAACCACACGATAACATACTTTATACAAACCCGATTATACTCCCATTGCATCCTATCTATGATATAAATAATCCAGCAGATGATTCTGCAACACATCAATGTTTAGCCCTATATAGCAATAAAACAATACAAGATGAGTCGCCAAATCTAGCCTATCAACTTTGCAAGATAAGTAATGGCTCATTGCAATTTGAAGATATGCAAGAGAGTAGTAACCTAAGCGTTGGGGCTATGAGTGCAGCAGTGTTTGGACGCTATATCGTGCTACTTTATACAAATAGAGAGAATACGACAATCAATCTAGCCGTATGGAATGGCAGCGATTTTATAACTTTAAAAGAACTTGATAGAAGCACAAAGGGAAGCTTTATAAACCCAAAGATACTCACTCATGGAACTTATGCTTATATTGCTTACGCAAAAGATATGCAAAATAAAATCAATATAATCACATTGAATGAAACTTATATTAATAACCTTATTGCATCACGCAATGCGATAAATCAAAATGCAATGAAATAGGGAGTTTTATGTAGTTGAGGGTTTTAATTCTGTCTCCGTTATCTGCCTACTTCTAGTGTGGCTTTGTGTTTAGTATTACCAACACATCATCCATAAATAATGGGGTGCATTTATTGCCATCTATAAAGAGGTGAAACTTCACGCAAGCAAACATTATATGCGTAAGTTTGTCTATAAATCTTGGGTAGTAGTCATCGTTTTGGATTTGCTTCAAAGCAGAATCTAAAAGAGCGATTTGCTTAGGATTTGCCCCCTTTAGTCCACCTATTTCATTGATAATATCATCGTGCGTTATTTGCACTTCTTGTAAGCTTAAATATTTCATTTATCTTTTAGCCTTTCAAACACGGCTCTATTTTCTAACTTTTTTAAATCTTATAGCATAGCTTCGTGTAATTGCTGGAAGTCATCGGCTTTTGTCTGCTTCACACCTAAACCCTCCTCTGCCTTGTCCGCTGGGGCTTTAAAGTCATTTAGAAACTCTTGCTTGACATTTTCTAGTATTAAAGTCGTTTTCTACTCCTTAAATATATTTTGTGGATTCTAGCGAAAATATTTGTGTTGTGGCTTAAATTCCATATTAAAAACCTACAGGGAAGTTTCCTTTAACATGATTAAAGGGCTGGGCAGATAAAGCCTTTTAGAAACTTTGCTTTAAACTTCTCTCTAAACTTTATGAAATTGCTAAACTTAATGTATTGAAACTTTGAAAAGGTGGCTAGGGTTCAGTGTGGAATCTCTATTATAGATTTCTAAAGAAAAATTGTGCGAAATTTCATTGCTCACCTTTCCCATAGAATCTTTGTAGCGTTCATAAGTGGCGTTACCTAAGGCTACGCCATCTTGATTTTTACCCATATTTGTTACTTGTGTGGCAGTTGTGGCTTTCCGCATAGGGTGGATTGATAAAAATAATTAGCTTTTTGCGTTTTTTTCATCATTTTGTAGGATTTATTGTAGGGATTCTGGTGGTTTAGATTTTATGCAATTAGGACACTTAGAAACTAGCCCATTTTTTGTCATATTGAGCCTTTTTTCTATTGTCATTTTTGCAAGTATGGGTGAAATCCTTACGGATTGCACGAGGTGTTAGCCGAAACATCTCACTAGCATGAAAATAAAGATGTTTCAACTTTTTCAAAGTCAGAACCATGACAAAGTGAGACAAAAGGGCAACATCACAAGCACAAACAATCATGCGAAAAACCTTTCTTTTTGCTCTATTAAAGCAAACCTGTCAAACTCTGCAAAATAGTCTCTTAAATCCTGCGGACTAAAAGTCTCATACATAAGCAATATAAACTTATATATTGCCCTTTTTGTCTCTTGCTCTTTTAATCCCAGCTTTTTACGCACAGAATCAATAAAAGCTTTATTTGACAGCTCATTTGCTCTCTCTTGCACTATCTTTGCCCTCTCTTGCCCTTTTTTATAGTTTTCTAAAAACTTTAAGGCTTCTTCATCTGGGCTAAACTCACCTTTTTCATACAAGCACAATAAAAAGTTACTTGGAGGCTTTAATATCTTTGTTTGCAAGTAGCAATCATGGTATTTTTTTATGCTTTGCATGTCGTAAAACTCAAAGCCTCTGTATTCATCACTGGCATCTACTCGTTTTATGGGGGGGGGGGGGTGGCTTAAACTCTCTTTTTTCGCTGAAGTCTTTGGTAAGAACTAACATGTAAATCCTTTTTATTAAAGTTTTATTGCTTTATGTTATTGTTTGTCATATAGCAATAAGGCAAAACTACAAAGTTTTATGCTAATTGAACAGATTACACACAAAAGCGTTCATATTAAGGTACTCAACCACACAAAAAACTTTGTGTAAATTTGCAACATTGTTTTAAATATCAAAAAGGATTTAAAGTTAAAGAATAGGAGATTTAGCAATTAAATAGAATACATGCAAGACTTATAAAAGAGTAGAATTTCATTTAGAATTTATGAGAGTTTAAAGCCTTTATTAAGTTTTATGCTAAAACAAAATAAAACTTCGCAAATTATAAGTCGAGCTAACATAGCTTTTCATATGTTTTTATTTGCTTATTTTAGCTGGGTGGTTATAGAAATTTGGAATCTAGAAGTAAAGCGTAATCTAAAATCCGCTATTTCTTAGTGCTTCGCCAATAGTTTTTCCACGCAGATTAGTCATAGAAACATCACTTGTTGCTACATTTACTTCACTTAATGCTCGGATTGCCTCCATACATGCCATAATCTCTTCTTTCTTAGTGTCTATGTATTGATGTAATGATTGAAAATCTTTAGCATTTAAAAGTGGCATGGGACTTGCCATCTCAAAAGATACGCTATGTGTCCCCATTGATGCACTAAGCTCTGTATCAAACAAATCTCTATCGATAAAACGCGTATTTGTTATCAAATCTCTAGCCTGTGAGAGAAGGATCTCACTCATATTCACATTTGCTGGATTTGTAGGATCTTCTTCTAGGCTAAACTCTATCTTTGAGACGATAGTTTGTAGTTTATTTAGTTTTGCACTTAACACTTGCAGACAGCCTACAAGTTCATTAGCAGCCTTTATTCCCTCACCAAAACGATGTGTTTGCATTTTGCTTTGTGGCACTGCATTCATCATAATATCTTCGATATTATCTAAGCCACCTAAATGCTTCTTAAAAGTTTGCAACATCTTGTCCATAACGCATCCTTGTATTAAAATTTCCTTAAAACTAAGCAAATAGTATGCCAACCTTGTAAATTTCTAGAATCTAAAAACTAGTGTTGATTTGGTAATAAGATAAGCAGCCTAAAGATTCTAAAAAAGGGATCTTTTTGCTTAATGCTTAAATAACAAGTAGCCTTAGAGTCTCTGTCTTTGACGGTTATGCGAACTGAAGATATGTGCGAAGAAAGCGTTTGAAATCTACACTTAAACAATTTTAAATCAGATGGATATGTGGTTTCCTTTTTATTTCATTAAATCTATCATCAATTTTACTTATGCTTTTTTGTATATCTTTTTCATTTAAAAATGAGGCTAACTCTACCATAATCGTGTTTATATCTAAGGTTTCTTGTTTGTTTGGCAAGATGGGCGATATGGCATTATGGAAAGCTTCTTGCGTTATCCCCTTAATGTTACCCTCTTCTTTCTTGCTATTGCACTCTAGTGCTATTTGTGTTCTTTTATCTAATGTAAAAATATATTTTGATTGCAATGCAACTTCTTTTTGATTAAAAAATATTTGCGAGGCTAACTGCAAATCTGCTACTTGCATTTGTATAACATTTGTTAGCTTATATTGATTGGCATCTTGTGGCTTTAAAACTTCAAGTGTTATAGTAGAATTGTAGCCTATATGTGCTGGTGATATAAAGTTTGGTTTATTTTGAATGTTGAGATGATTGTTCATTTGTATTCCCTATATCACTTTCATCTATCTTTTCAAATTTAAGATTTTTAACATGATTTATGAAGATAATCACACCAGGGATAAAAAGAACACATGCAATTATTACCTTAGCGTAGAAAAGATCTACAACCAAATACAAGTCAAACAAGACATACCCAAGAACACATATAATCGCAAGTGGTATTGTAGCCACATATACTTTCTTTTTATTTATTTTTGATACCTTGTATTTTGTCTTACATTTTTGACATTCACACATGATATCATATTTATTTTCACCGGTAGAATCTAATGTTAATAAGTTAAACTTCTCACCACATACTTCACATGCACGATACAACATTCTTAAATCCTTATCTCAAATTCCATAATGATAACATATTATCTATGTTTCCACTTCAATTAATCATTGCTTATTATCTCACCCCAACCCTTACTCTCTCGCACCCATTAGGTGCTAGTAATACCTTGCCTTGTATATGAAGTAAAGATATTTCTGTGTCATTTCGCTTAAAATCTTAGTAAAATCAATTGGGAATGTATCATCATTTAGCTTTACATTTCTGTCTAATGCCCTAAGTATTGTTAGCATTTGTGTGTGTTTTTGCATTCTTGGATTAAAGTTTTTAAATATTGTGTTCTCTAGCCCTTTTATGCTATCACCCCATTGTGTGTCTAGCACTCTTTGTTTCCATTGCTCTATGGTAAGTCTTGAATCTAAGTCTTTTTTATTCATGCCTTTGGTTAGGGCTTTGGCAAATTTGTCATTTAAAGACTCTTTTATTTGTGCGTAGTTTTTATTTGCTTGTTGGAAGTTTGAGAAAAGTTCGTCTGCTTCTTGACGCGTTAATGTTTTTTGGGTAGGATTGTGGGATAGGAATGCGGGGGGCTGTTCGATAAACAGGCCATTCGTTCCTGAGTTAAGACTCTGCGTTCCTGTTGTGTGGGCAGTGGTTTGGTCTGCGCTGTTTAACCGCATAACACTATCTAACTCCCATACTATAAATTCTATTCCCCTGATCTTTTCCTTCTTTTGTTTCTTTTTAATGTAATTAAGGCTTCTGTATTGTCATCAACCCTTGAAATATAGCGGTGTATTTGTATATTTTCAACGCCATTCTTATCCTTATGCGTTTCCTTAAACACTGAATTTTGATATAACTCATCTAATCTTTTTGCGATTGTTAAATGTTCTTGTTCGCTAAAACCATTTGCTATACTTTTTTGTATAGCTTTATCGCTTTCTATTTTCTCTATACCTTTTTTGGTGATGATTGCTATTCGTCCATCATTCTTATTTTCTATTGGAATATTTATTTTTAGTGTTAGCTCGGCTTCTAGCTCTTGGCGCAATGTGTGTAAGTTTTTAGCAGGGTTTACCTTTGTTTCTTTATTGAGATGTTTTGCTTCGCTCAACGAGATAATTCCGTGCGCATTTGGATAAAAATCCAAAAACTATCTATTCACCAAGCAAATCATTGCGCATTGCTACCTATCCGCCCTTATCACACCAAAAGTTTAAAAAAATCTTGCCTATTATTCCAAAAATGATGATTTTTGCTATACTAAAGACACTTTTAATTTCACGACAAAAGGACACACAATGAAAATCACTTACACACTCACAGATGAATCCCCAGCCCTAGCGACCTACTCATTTCTGCCTATCGCAAAGGCTTTTTTAAACCACGCAGACATCAAAGTAGAGACTGCTGACATTTCGCTAAGTGCTAGAATCTTAGCCCAATTCCCGGAGAATCTAGCTCCAAATCAACGCGTAGAAGACGCCCTAGGTCAGCTTGGTGAGCTTGTCAAAACGCCAAATGCGAATCTCATTAAAACCCCAAATATCTCCGCTTCAATCCCCCAGCTTAAAAACGCCATAAAAGAGCTACAAGCAAAGGGCTATAATGTGCCAGATTTCCCAGATGAGCCGAGCAACGAGCAAGAAAAGGCAGTGAAAGAAAAATACCAAAAGGTGCTAGGATCAGCGGTGAATCCTGTTTTACGGCAGGGTAACTCTGATCGCCGTAGCACCAATGCTGTAAAATCCTACGCACAGAAAAACCCTTACCGAGTAACGCCTTTTGATAAAAACTCAAAAAGCTGTGTGAGCTATATGAAAGAGGGCGATTTCTTTGATAATGAAAAGGCGGTTTTGATAGAATCTCCCACGACTGCTAAGATTATTTTCAAAGATTCTAATGGTGAGAAAGTGCTAAAAGATAGGCTAAAACTAGAGGCAAATGAGATACTAGATGCCACCTTTATGGACGCTCAAAAATTGAGTGAATTTTACGCAGAGCAAATTGAATCCTGCAAAAAGCAAGGCATACTCTTTTCACTGCATTTAAAGGCTACGATGATGAAAGTAAGCGATCCAATCCTTTTTGGCTATGCGGTGAAAGCGTATTTTAAGGAGCTTTTTACTGAGTTTAAGGACGAGTTAGAATCTTTAGGTGTGAATGCCAATAATGGCATAAGTGAGCTACTTACAAAGATAGAATCCAGCCCCAAAAAAGCGGCGATTCTTGCGAAATACAATGAGATTTTAGAAAAGTCTGCCAAAATCTCTATGGTAAATTCCGACAAAGGCATTACGAATCTGCATATCCCAAGCGATGTCATCGTTGATGCCTCAATGCCTGCTATGCTGAAAAATGGCGCGAGATTATGGGATAAAGACGGCAAGGAATGCGATGCCAACGCTGTAATCCCTGATAAGACTTATGCGACTATTTATGAAGCCGTGATTGAAGATTTAAAGGCTAATGGAGTGCTAAACCCCGCTACGCTAGGCAGTGTTAGCAATGTAGGCTTAATGGCGAAAAAAGCTCAAGAGTATGGCTCACACGACAAAACCTTTGTAGCCCCAAATGATGGCGAGTTTATTATCGTAGATTCTAATGATAACGCGCTGCTTACTCATAGCGTGAAAAAGGGCGATATTTATAGAGCTAATCAAGCGAAATTTGATGCGGTGCAAAACTGGATTGATTTAGGGATTGAAAGAGCGGATTTGACAGGGGATAAGGCGATTTTCTGGCTTGATTCTAAAAGGGCTAGTAATAAAATTATGATTGATTTAGTTAAGAAACGCTTGCAAGAAAAGGGTAAAGACATAGCCATTTTAGCCCCAAAGGAAGCGTGTTTAGAATCTTTACGCCTTATCCGTGCTGGGAAAAATGCCATTTCTATCACAGGCAATGTTTTGCGTGATTATTTGACGGATCTTTTCCCAATTTTGGAGCTTGGCACAAGTGCGAAAATGCTCTCCGTCGTGCCTATGCTAAATGGCGGGGCGATGTTTGAAACCGGGGCTGGTGGCAGTGCGCCAAAGCAGGTAGAACAGCTCGTGGAGGAAAATCACTTGCGTTGGGATAGCTTGGGTGAGTTTTTAGCCTTGCAAGCAAGCCTAGAATTCTACGCGCAAAAGCAAAATAGCTCTAAGGCAAAGGTGTTAGCAGATGCGCTAGATTCTGCTACTTCACAATGGCTTGATAATAACAAAGCCCCTTCACGCAAAGTGGGCGAAGATGACAACCGCACAAGCCATTTTTACTTGGCGATGTATTTTGCTAGGGCGTTGAGTGAGCAAAAAGTGGATTCTAGCATTGCAGCATTCTTTACGCCCATTGCTAATGAGTTAGAATCTAAGCAAGATTCTATTAGAGCTGAATTTAACTCCGCTCAAGGCGTGAAAGTAGATCTAGGCGGATATTATAAATTTGATGACAATAAGGCTGAAAGCGTTATGCGACCGAGTAAAAGCTTTAATGCGGTGATTGAAAGGATTGCAAGTAAAGGTAACTGATAGTCAAAGCATCTCAATGTTTAAATAAGTTTATAAAATTTGGAGGTAGGATATGACTTTTAGCTATTTAGTTACACAAGAAAAGCTAGAAAGTTATTCTAATAGTCAATCCTGGATGCGCAAGGCAAAAGATGATTTTTATACGAGGCTTACAAATAGGCAATTTCCTTGCTTATTTGCCCTAAATGCTTTTTGTAATAAGGGTATTTTGTTTTTATTTATTGATGACAAGCAAAGCTTATTATTGAATGGCTTAATGGAATATATTAGTTTTGTGAAAAATACACCTATAAAAAATAGACTTACTAATCCACTCGTCATATTTTTTAAACAGGAATTTGATACATTGGAAAAAGAACATGTTTTTGCATGGGAGCAAATTCAATTCTTGCATGACAACGATACACACCCTATCCTTCCCATATTCCACTTGATACAGATAGTCCGCAATGGTGTTTTTGCTTTCAGGATATTGAGTTATTTATAAATGTAAGTTGTCCGCACCATGATATGTATAAAAATAGAAATTTAGGTGCTTACATAGCATTTGTGATAAATCCTAGAGAAAATTTTGATTTTGTTGCAAGTGGCAGTAAAAAAAGTGGCATTAGAGTTAGAGAGCGAATTAGAGAAAGGGTTAAAGATTATAATAATGGTATTATTCCAAAAGAGTTGGGATTTTTTGGTGATGAAGATAATAGAGAATGGAGGCAATATACTTTACAAGAAGAGCGAGAAATATTCAAGGTTTGTCCATTTAGATTTTCAGCTAAAAAGGGATTAAGATGATACATTTTGATATATTAAGTGCGTATCTTTTGGCAATTATTGCACTCATTGCTACACCCGGTCCCGTTGTTGCCATTGTGATAAAAAATGCTATTAGCATACAAGATTCTAAAACTAATAAACCTATGAAAAATGCCTTCTTTACAATCTGTGGGACAAATCTAGGCTCACTCATACTTATCGCTGTAAGCATTGCGGTGATTTTAGGTGTAGCAAAAGTTTCAGAATCTATGCTTGGGATTATGAGTATTGTAGGCTCTTGCTTTATTTTTTATCTAGGATTTAGCTCTCTTTACCACACTTTTAAAGCAAAAAAGACACAAACACATTCCCAAATAACAAAGCATAATAATTTACACGAGAATAACCACTTTAATACAAACTCTAAAAGCAAACCATACTTTTTACAGGGACTACTTCTAAGCCTATCAAACCCCAAAGACATTTTATTTTTTATCGCCTTTTTTCCGCAATTTTTAGGTATAACGCATTCCATTTATCTTAGCATTACAATTCTTACGCTATCGTGGATAGCCCTTGATTTTAGCCTACTTCTTTTTATAAGCTACATTTCCCAAAAGATACAACTAGAGCGATTTGAAACGCTCATAACAAAGATTAGCGACATTGTGCTTATAATAGTTGGAATCTTTGGCATTGTATATGGAGTAATATCTTTAATGGTATAATAATTGATACAAAATTATCTTATTAGCAGCCAAAGTTCAAACAAATAAATATATTGAAATATCCTTACTTTATGGGGATTTGAGTGTATTACACCAAGTTGGTTGCCCTTGTGCTAAAAAATACGCTAAAAGGGCAAGATTCTAAAAGCAAAAGCACACAAGTCTTAAAAATAATCTGCGGGACAAATCTAGGCTCACTCATACTTATCGCTGTAAGCATTGTGGTGATTTTAGGTGTAGCAAAAGTTTCAGAATCTCTACTTGGGATTATGAGTATTGTGGGCTGTGGCTTTATACTCTATCTTGGTTTTAGTTCGCTCTAGAATATCTCAAACAAAGAAAATATAAGAAAGTCTTATCTTATCATATAGATTCTGTAGATTTCAGGTGATTGTAGCCTTGCCTCGTTGTATATTTGCTTTTAATATCTTTATGGAAAATAATTAAGACCATTTATTACAGCATTTAATCAATCTTATCTTGACAAATAAATATCTGTCTTTGTATGACCGATACACACGAACTAGTCGACACTCCACATTTAACTCAAAAATACTAGATTTAAAAAAGATTTGTTATAATTGTAGGTTTACATTATTTCTTGCCATTGTATGCCATTACCAAACACACATAAAATCATAATGGACTTACAAAGTGCAGAATGATTGCAGATTATTGTTATTTGTGCAAATATTAAGCAAGGGATTCGTTCGTGCAAATCATAGGTAAAAATCTGTTTTAAAATTGAACCAGATGTTTGCTTATACTTAACGCAACAAGTCATTTTTAGATTCTAGATTCTGTAAAAATTACGCCCTAAATCCTGCAAGCCGCCAAGATTTGATGGGGAATCTAGAATCCACACCAACAGAGCACGCAAACAAAACTACAAATTCTAGCAGTTGTTCTGTGGCTTTGGCTGAATTGTGATGGTATGAGTTTCTAAGCGATATGACTATCCATCACAATTCAGCCAATCGCCCAAATTGCATAGACAAGGGCGAATTTTTATAGAATCTAGATAGAATCT
Proteins encoded:
- a CDS encoding LysE family translocator; amino-acid sequence: MIHFDILSAYLLAIIALIATPGPVVAIVIKNAISIQDSKTNKPMKNAFFTICGTNLGSLILIAVSIAVILGVAKVSESMLGIMSIVGSCFIFYLGFSSLYHTFKAKKTQTHSQITKHNNLHENNHFNTNSKSKPYFLQGLLLSLSNPKDILFFIAFFPQFLGITHSIYLSITILTLSWIALDFSLLLFISYISQKIQLERFETLITKISDIVLIIVGIFGIVYGVISLMV
- a CDS encoding Fic family protein; its protein translation is MKYLSLQEVQITHDDIINEIGGLKGANPKQIALLDSALKQIQNDDYYPRFIDKLTHIMFACVKFHLFIDGNKCTPLFMDDVLVILNTKPH
- a CDS encoding flagellar FLiS export co-chaperone; the protein is MDKMLQTFKKHLGGLDNIEDIMMNAVPQSKMQTHRFGEGIKAANELVGCLQVLSAKLNKLQTIVSKIEFSLEEDPTNPANVNMSEILLSQARDLITNTRFIDRDLFDTELSASMGTHSVSFEMASPMPLLNAKDFQSLHQYIDTKKEEIMACMEAIRALSEVNVATSDVSMTNLRGKTIGEALRNSGF
- a CDS encoding NADP-dependent isocitrate dehydrogenase, which gives rise to MKITYTLTDESPALATYSFLPIAKAFLNHADIKVETADISLSARILAQFPENLAPNQRVEDALGQLGELVKTPNANLIKTPNISASIPQLKNAIKELQAKGYNVPDFPDEPSNEQEKAVKEKYQKVLGSAVNPVLRQGNSDRRSTNAVKSYAQKNPYRVTPFDKNSKSCVSYMKEGDFFDNEKAVLIESPTTAKIIFKDSNGEKVLKDRLKLEANEILDATFMDAQKLSEFYAEQIESCKKQGILFSLHLKATMMKVSDPILFGYAVKAYFKELFTEFKDELESLGVNANNGISELLTKIESSPKKAAILAKYNEILEKSAKISMVNSDKGITNLHIPSDVIVDASMPAMLKNGARLWDKDGKECDANAVIPDKTYATIYEAVIEDLKANGVLNPATLGSVSNVGLMAKKAQEYGSHDKTFVAPNDGEFIIVDSNDNALLTHSVKKGDIYRANQAKFDAVQNWIDLGIERADLTGDKAIFWLDSKRASNKIMIDLVKKRLQEKGKDIAILAPKEACLESLRLIRAGKNAISITGNVLRDYLTDLFPILELGTSAKMLSVVPMLNGGAMFETGAGGSAPKQVEQLVEENHLRWDSLGEFLALQASLEFYAQKQNSSKAKVLADALDSATSQWLDNNKAPSRKVGEDDNRTSHFYLAMYFARALSEQKVDSSIAAFFTPIANELESKQDSIRAEFNSAQGVKVDLGGYYKFDDNKAESVMRPSKSFNAVIERIASKGN
- the pyrC gene encoding dihydroorotase codes for the protein MDTIILQNPIDMHIHLRQDSMLEAVLPYSVRHFSTLLAMPNLNPPLMDAESILAYRQEIMRLVKKDSQNCGLNGEHFIPIIALYIHDNLTLDMLKEAHLAGVKILKLYPRGATTNAENGVSEVLNKHLLALLEEAQNLDMILSIHGESAGFSMDREREFLEIFSELARTFPQLKIIIEHLSDRHSLECIHKFSNLYGTITLHHMLLTLDDIIGGKLNPFMFCKPVVKTPKDRDAILEAALSGDSKISFGSDSAPHTIQAKLDGAAGIFSAPILLEALCTLFAKHNKLENLSHFLSLNAQKIYDIKLPFTKQITLKRSPFTFGESIESKLGNISVFMGDSTLNYKVDKIEIL